A genomic segment from Sulfuritalea hydrogenivorans sk43H encodes:
- a CDS encoding outer membrane lipoprotein: MMSYRLLAIACAAAATVALTGCAGSQSGSAYSRSQTRGEMNVRMGVVESVRQVTIEGTQSGTGAVAGGVIGGIAGSNVGQGKGSTVGSVLGAVLGGVAGQAIEEKATKKDGLEITIKLDTGKIIAVTQEADDQFRVGERVRILSGNGVTRVSH; encoded by the coding sequence ATGATGTCCTATCGATTGCTTGCCATCGCATGTGCTGCCGCAGCCACGGTGGCCCTCACCGGCTGCGCCGGAAGCCAGTCCGGCTCGGCCTATTCCCGCTCGCAAACGCGGGGCGAAATGAACGTGCGCATGGGTGTCGTCGAGTCCGTGCGGCAGGTGACCATCGAGGGTACCCAGAGCGGTACCGGCGCCGTGGCCGGCGGCGTCATCGGCGGCATCGCGGGCAGCAACGTCGGTCAAGGCAAGGGTTCCACGGTGGGCTCGGTGCTCGGCGCCGTGCTCGGCGGCGTGGCGGGGCAAGCCATCGAGGAAAAGGCCACCAAGAAGGACGGGCTGGAGATCACCATCAAGCTGGACACAGGGAAAATCATCGCCGTGACCCAGGAAGCCGACGACCAGTTTCGCGTTGGCGAGCGGGTGCGGATATTGTCAGGGAACGGGGTGACGCGGGTCTCGCATTGA
- the galE gene encoding UDP-glucose 4-epimerase GalE gives MILVTGGTGYIGSHTCVALTEAGHDLLILDNLCNSRADVVNRLETLCGKRPDFVEGDVRDSVVLDEIFDRHPITAVMHFAGLKAVGDSVARPLEYYDNNVNGTLQLLAAMRRAEVKTLVFSSSATVYGDPASVPIREDSQRSATNPYGRSKLIIEDILADLHNAESDWRIARLRYFNPVGAHESGLIGEDPRGMPNNLMPFVAQVAIGKREFLNIWGNDYPTPDGTGVRDYIHVVDLAEGHVAALDYLNRLGGLLTANLGTGRGYSVLDMVKAFEQASQRSIPCKIGPRRAGDIAQCWADPGLADELLGWKSKRGLEQMCVDAWRWQQWCENQGIST, from the coding sequence ATGATCCTGGTCACCGGCGGTACGGGCTATATCGGCTCACACACCTGCGTGGCCCTGACCGAGGCCGGGCACGACCTGCTGATTCTCGACAACTTGTGCAACAGCCGCGCCGATGTGGTCAACCGGCTCGAAACCTTGTGCGGCAAGCGCCCGGATTTTGTCGAGGGCGATGTCCGTGATTCCGTCGTCCTCGACGAGATTTTTGATCGCCACCCGATCACGGCAGTGATGCATTTCGCCGGCCTCAAGGCAGTGGGCGACTCCGTCGCGCGACCGCTCGAGTACTACGACAACAACGTAAATGGCACCCTCCAGTTGTTGGCCGCCATGCGTCGGGCGGAAGTCAAGACTCTGGTCTTTTCCTCGTCCGCCACAGTGTATGGCGATCCGGCGAGCGTACCGATCCGCGAAGACTCTCAGCGGTCGGCGACGAATCCCTACGGACGCAGCAAGCTGATCATCGAGGATATTCTCGCTGATCTCCACAATGCAGAGTCCGATTGGCGCATCGCCCGCCTGCGCTACTTCAACCCGGTGGGTGCGCACGAGTCTGGTCTGATAGGCGAGGATCCGCGGGGCATGCCCAATAATCTGATGCCCTTTGTTGCCCAGGTGGCTATAGGCAAGAGAGAATTCCTCAACATCTGGGGTAATGATTACCCCACACCGGACGGCACCGGTGTGCGCGACTACATCCACGTGGTCGATCTGGCCGAAGGCCACGTTGCTGCGCTCGATTACCTCAATCGTTTGGGTGGCCTGCTCACCGCGAATCTTGGTACGGGGAGAGGCTATTCAGTCCTGGATATGGTCAAGGCCTTCGAGCAGGCTAGCCAGCGCAGCATTCCCTGCAAGATCGGACCGCGCCGCGCCGGCGACATCGCCCAGTGCTGGGCCGATCCCGGCTTGGCAGACGAATTACTGGGCTGGAAATCGAAGAGGGGGCTGGAGCAGATGTGCGTCGATGCGTGGCGCTGGCAACAGTGGTGCGAAAACCAGGGTATCAGTACCTGA
- a CDS encoding symmetrical bis(5'-nucleosyl)-tetraphosphatase, producing MATYAIGDLQGCYDPLRRLLDYISFDPAADRLWFVGDLVNRGPASLEVLRFVKSLGAAATVVLGNHDLHLVMQAEGYGKANKEDTLEAVLAATDRDELLAWLRSQPLFHVEGDWAMVHAGLLSTWTVAQAKALSDETSAALMADDYRDFLAHMWGSEPAAWRDDLVGWDRLRVVVNAMTRMRYVTATGAMEFRAAGAKAPPDKGPPGCVPWFAAPMRASADHQIVCGHWSALGFHQEKNLLALDTGCLWGGCLTAVRLEDRRIMRQPCPQQAKPSGWD from the coding sequence ATGGCTACATATGCAATTGGCGACCTGCAGGGCTGTTACGACCCGCTGCGCCGCCTGCTCGACTATATCAGTTTCGATCCGGCCGCCGACCGTCTCTGGTTTGTCGGCGATCTGGTCAATCGCGGCCCTGCTTCGCTCGAGGTGCTGCGCTTCGTCAAGTCGCTCGGCGCCGCGGCGACGGTCGTGCTCGGCAATCATGATCTGCATCTGGTGATGCAAGCCGAAGGCTACGGCAAGGCCAACAAGGAAGATACGCTCGAAGCGGTGCTGGCTGCCACCGATCGGGACGAGTTGCTGGCTTGGCTGCGATCGCAGCCGCTGTTTCATGTCGAGGGCGATTGGGCGATGGTACATGCGGGCCTGTTGTCGACCTGGACGGTCGCGCAGGCGAAGGCGTTGTCCGACGAAACCTCTGCGGCATTGATGGCAGACGATTATCGCGACTTCCTGGCGCACATGTGGGGCTCCGAGCCGGCAGCGTGGCGCGACGATCTCGTTGGCTGGGATCGCCTGCGCGTGGTGGTGAATGCGATGACGCGCATGCGCTACGTGACAGCTACCGGCGCCATGGAATTCCGCGCCGCCGGGGCCAAGGCGCCGCCGGACAAGGGGCCGCCGGGCTGCGTACCATGGTTTGCCGCGCCGATGCGGGCGAGTGCGGACCATCAAATTGTGTGCGGGCACTGGTCGGCCCTGGGTTTTCACCAAGAGAAAAATCTTCTGGCGCTCGACACGGGGTGCCTCTGGGGCGGCTGCCTGACGGCGGTGCGGCTGGAAGACCGCCGCATCATGCGCCAGCCCTGTCCGCAGCAGGCGAAGCCCTCGGGCTGGGATTGA
- a CDS encoding glycosyltransferase family 9 protein, which produces MSPHPNPKILIIRRDNIGDLVCTTPLIAALRQRFPEGWLGALVNSYNAPVLDGNPDLDEVFVYTKAKHRGQNESLPGILWRRLMMMRRLRRMQLDDVILAAPAPQPRLIALARWLKPKRIIGFGENGRLDVSLPLDTEDRHEVEDVFRIAAIYGIDGPPPPCRIVAPAGVSPAPTLTIGVHISARKPSQRWPADRFAETMRAIAAQGPIRFMLLWSPGAEDNPLHPGDDTKAQDVLERVGAGATVISRPTQTLPELIAALAECDAMICADGGAMHIGAGLGLPIVCLFGNSGAGRWRPWGVPYRLLQPPSFDVADVGVDEVVTAFNALKADIPARAP; this is translated from the coding sequence TTGAGCCCACATCCCAACCCAAAAATACTGATCATCCGCCGCGACAACATCGGCGACCTGGTCTGCACCACGCCGCTGATCGCCGCATTGCGCCAGCGCTTTCCGGAGGGCTGGCTTGGCGCGCTGGTCAATAGCTACAACGCTCCGGTGCTGGACGGCAATCCGGATCTCGATGAGGTGTTCGTCTATACCAAGGCCAAGCATCGCGGTCAAAACGAGTCGTTGCCGGGAATCCTCTGGCGTCGTCTGATGATGATGCGTCGGCTACGCCGAATGCAGCTCGACGACGTGATCCTTGCCGCGCCGGCGCCACAGCCGCGACTTATCGCGCTCGCGCGGTGGCTGAAACCCAAACGGATTATTGGCTTCGGGGAGAACGGCAGGCTGGATGTATCGCTGCCACTCGACACAGAAGATCGCCACGAAGTCGAGGACGTATTTCGCATCGCGGCGATCTACGGTATCGATGGGCCGCCGCCGCCGTGCCGCATCGTTGCCCCGGCCGGCGTATCGCCAGCGCCGACTCTTACCATCGGTGTCCACATCAGCGCGCGCAAACCCTCGCAGCGCTGGCCGGCGGATCGCTTTGCCGAAACCATGCGGGCGATTGCGGCACAAGGCCCGATACGCTTCATGCTGCTGTGGTCGCCCGGCGCTGAAGACAACCCGCTACACCCCGGTGACGATACCAAGGCGCAGGATGTACTTGAAAGAGTCGGCGCTGGCGCCACGGTGATTTCCAGACCCACGCAAACCCTGCCGGAACTGATCGCCGCCCTGGCTGAATGCGATGCAATGATCTGCGCCGACGGCGGCGCCATGCATATCGGAGCGGGCCTGGGCCTGCCCATCGTCTGCCTGTTCGGCAACTCCGGCGCGGGAAGATGGCGGCCCTGGGGTGTTCCCTATCGCCTGCTGCAGCCGCCGTCCTTCGATGTGGCAGATGTTGGAGTCGACGAAGTCGTCACCGCCTTCAATGCACTGAAGGCTGATATTCCGGCACGCGCGCCTTGA
- a CDS encoding polysaccharide biosynthesis protein — MNPRSLTASLHDLCAAAIAWMAGYALRFNFDIPPSFVEAMWNNLLWAIPLQAVIFHGFGLYRGIWRFASIPDLRRIALAAGTAGLAIPAVLLMFQRLNDVPRSVLVLHPLLLVLIMGGSRFLYRAWRDGQLVSPRRFNAEPVIVMGAGGAGAALLRDLAGSQRWRAVGLLDDDPAKLRLQLQGVSVLGQLDSVARVAAAHQVATVIVAMPSASPSARRHAVELVVGAGLKALTVPALADVLSGRVTAAEVRQVELEDLLGREQVLLDNEGLKEQLTGKSILVTGAGGSIGSELCRQIIRFAPAKLVFLEQSEFALYSIEQEFAGQPVCCVVGDVKDSSRLEAVFAEHKPDVVFHAAAYKHVPLMESANAWEAVRNNVRGTLNVARAALASGTSEFVLISTDKAVNPTNVMGASKRLAEVVCRAVQTQASATRFVMVRFGNVLGSSGSVIPRFRQQIAAGGPVTVTHPDIIRYFMLIPEAAQLVLQAGLIASRQQEGGQIFVLDMGEPVKIVDLARDLIRLSGFTEDEIKIEFTGLRPGEKLYEELLADGESTLPTPHPKLRIAKPSATPDAQWLADLEQWLAVPSRTEADVKQGLKARVPEYQPSVH, encoded by the coding sequence ATGAATCCCCGTTCGCTCACTGCTTCCTTGCACGACCTCTGCGCCGCTGCCATTGCCTGGATGGCGGGCTATGCGTTGCGCTTCAATTTCGACATTCCCCCCAGCTTTGTGGAGGCGATGTGGAACAACCTGCTGTGGGCAATTCCGCTGCAGGCTGTGATTTTTCACGGCTTCGGGCTCTATCGGGGTATCTGGCGCTTCGCCAGCATTCCCGACTTGCGGCGGATCGCACTGGCGGCAGGTACGGCGGGTTTGGCGATACCGGCGGTATTGCTCATGTTCCAGCGTCTCAACGATGTTCCGCGCTCGGTCCTGGTGCTGCATCCCCTGCTGCTGGTATTGATCATGGGGGGCAGCCGGTTTCTGTATCGGGCATGGAGGGACGGGCAACTGGTTTCTCCGCGCCGGTTCAACGCGGAACCCGTGATCGTAATGGGCGCCGGTGGCGCCGGCGCCGCGCTGCTGCGTGACCTTGCCGGCAGTCAGCGCTGGCGCGCAGTGGGTTTGCTGGATGACGATCCGGCCAAGCTGCGCCTGCAATTGCAGGGGGTGTCCGTGCTCGGGCAGCTGGATAGCGTGGCGCGGGTTGCAGCGGCGCATCAGGTGGCGACAGTGATCGTTGCGATGCCATCGGCGTCGCCATCCGCTCGCCGGCACGCGGTCGAGTTGGTGGTGGGTGCGGGGCTCAAGGCTTTGACCGTGCCGGCGCTGGCGGATGTGCTGTCCGGGCGCGTCACCGCTGCCGAGGTGCGGCAGGTCGAGCTCGAGGACCTGCTCGGGCGCGAACAGGTGCTGCTCGACAACGAGGGACTGAAGGAACAACTGACCGGGAAATCGATTCTTGTGACCGGCGCCGGCGGTTCCATCGGCTCGGAGTTGTGCCGGCAGATCATTCGCTTTGCTCCCGCCAAGCTGGTGTTTCTGGAGCAGTCCGAGTTTGCGCTTTACAGCATCGAACAGGAGTTTGCAGGGCAGCCCGTGTGCTGCGTGGTCGGCGACGTCAAGGACTCTTCAAGACTGGAAGCCGTGTTCGCCGAACACAAGCCTGACGTGGTATTCCATGCGGCCGCCTACAAGCATGTGCCGCTGATGGAATCGGCCAACGCGTGGGAAGCGGTGAGGAACAATGTGCGGGGCACGCTGAACGTGGCGCGCGCCGCACTTGCCAGCGGCACAAGTGAGTTCGTGCTGATTTCCACCGACAAGGCGGTGAATCCGACCAATGTCATGGGCGCCAGCAAACGCCTGGCGGAGGTGGTATGCCGGGCGGTGCAGACCCAGGCTTCGGCCACCCGCTTCGTCATGGTGCGCTTCGGCAACGTACTCGGTTCGTCGGGCAGCGTGATTCCGCGGTTTCGCCAACAGATTGCGGCAGGCGGGCCTGTAACGGTGACGCATCCGGACATCATTCGTTACTTCATGCTGATCCCGGAAGCTGCGCAGCTGGTGCTGCAGGCGGGCCTGATTGCCAGCCGGCAGCAGGAAGGTGGCCAGATCTTCGTTTTGGACATGGGGGAGCCGGTGAAGATTGTCGATCTGGCACGCGACCTGATTCGTCTTTCCGGCTTCACCGAAGATGAGATCAAGATCGAATTTACCGGCTTGCGCCCCGGCGAGAAACTCTATGAGGAGTTGCTGGCCGATGGCGAGTCGACCTTGCCGACGCCCCATCCCAAGCTACGCATTGCCAAGCCATCCGCTACGCCCGATGCGCAGTGGCTTGCCGATCTTGAGCAGTGGCTGGCGGTGCCGTCGCGCACCGAGGCCGACGTGAAGCAGGGACTCAAGGCGCGCGTGCCGGAATATCAGCCTTCAGTGCATTGA
- a CDS encoding MraY family glycosyltransferase, whose translation MKAGWILIAVVALSFVLTGLMRRYALYRQLLDHPNERSSHFAPTPRGGGVAIVMAFMASFILVEEASAAVATALMVGGAGVAAVGFVDDHGHIAARWRLLAHFFCAAWILYWIGIPRFEWMGAAVDIGPVAAVLAALYLVWMLNLYNFMDGIDGIAGVEALTVGAGGTAVYWLTGMPMGDAAGLPALLAAASLGFLLWNFPPARIFMGDAGSGFLGLMLGAFSLQAAMVRPVLFWCWLVLLGVFIVDATVTLIRRLLRGERVYEAHCSHAYQHASREFGAHRPVTLAVAALNLFWLLPWAMAIASGRVDGVVGLVVAYIPLVALALRFKAGTA comes from the coding sequence TTGAAGGCCGGCTGGATTCTGATAGCGGTTGTCGCACTGTCTTTTGTCCTGACAGGCCTGATGAGACGCTATGCCTTGTATAGGCAACTCCTGGATCATCCGAACGAACGCAGCTCCCATTTCGCACCGACACCGCGTGGTGGAGGTGTTGCTATCGTCATGGCGTTCATGGCAAGTTTTATATTGGTGGAAGAAGCATCCGCGGCGGTCGCAACCGCGCTGATGGTCGGTGGAGCGGGCGTTGCAGCGGTTGGCTTTGTCGATGACCACGGCCACATTGCCGCGCGATGGAGGTTGCTTGCGCACTTTTTCTGCGCCGCGTGGATTCTCTACTGGATCGGAATACCACGCTTCGAATGGATGGGCGCCGCCGTCGACATTGGACCGGTGGCAGCCGTCCTCGCGGCACTCTACCTGGTCTGGATGTTGAATCTTTACAACTTCATGGACGGGATCGATGGCATCGCCGGGGTCGAAGCGCTGACAGTCGGCGCTGGTGGAACGGCGGTGTACTGGCTGACGGGCATGCCGATGGGCGACGCCGCCGGCCTGCCCGCGCTGCTTGCGGCGGCGTCCCTGGGCTTTCTGCTGTGGAACTTTCCGCCCGCAAGGATTTTCATGGGGGACGCCGGCAGCGGATTTCTCGGCTTGATGCTAGGGGCATTCTCGTTGCAGGCAGCCATGGTTCGTCCGGTGCTGTTCTGGTGCTGGCTGGTGTTGCTCGGGGTGTTCATCGTCGACGCCACTGTTACCCTGATTCGCCGACTGCTGCGAGGCGAGCGGGTCTACGAGGCGCATTGCAGCCACGCCTACCAGCATGCCAGTCGCGAGTTCGGCGCCCATCGTCCGGTTACCCTTGCCGTTGCCGCCTTGAACCTTTTCTGGCTACTGCCGTGGGCAATGGCGATTGCCTCCGGGCGCGTCGACGGTGTCGTCGGCCTTGTTGTCGCCTATATCCCGCTCGTGGCTCTTGCGCTTCGGTTCAAGGCCGGAACTGCGTGA
- a CDS encoding glycosyltransferase family 4 protein — MARTDTRVCFVSTIAWPLRVYIGPHIRKIAESSQVTLVADGVSELANGEFDSAVRFRQVAIPRRIRLGSDVLALFKLWRILRSGRFDCVHSIMPKAGLLSMLAGAAAGVPVRFHTFTGQVWATRAGLSRRFLMLMDWLIARLATSVLTDSLSQRDFLIANGIVKAGKISVLGNGSVVGVDPLRFAPDTEAREQGRRDLGIGTGDFVFLFVGRLNRDKGVTDLLQAFAEISHRHSSAHLVLVGPDEDGYDVRIANLPEALRQRLHRVGFTSQPERCMAVSDVICLPSYREGFGSVLIEAAAGGLPAVASRIYGISDAVVDGVTGILHEPGNVAEIVLGMLKLAEDQPLRSRMGAAARARAVEEFSEERLTTAFQNFYRKHGVLN; from the coding sequence TCGGGCCCCATATCCGGAAGATTGCGGAAAGCAGCCAAGTAACGCTCGTCGCCGACGGCGTTTCCGAACTGGCGAATGGAGAGTTTGACTCCGCTGTCCGTTTCAGGCAAGTGGCAATACCACGCAGGATACGTCTGGGGTCCGATGTCCTGGCGCTGTTCAAGCTGTGGCGCATCTTAAGATCCGGTCGCTTCGACTGCGTGCACTCGATCATGCCCAAGGCCGGGCTGCTTTCGATGCTGGCAGGGGCTGCTGCCGGGGTGCCCGTTCGCTTCCACACTTTCACCGGACAGGTCTGGGCTACGCGGGCAGGTCTTTCCCGCCGATTCCTGATGCTGATGGATTGGCTCATTGCGCGGCTGGCGACGAGCGTACTCACGGACTCCTTGTCGCAGCGGGATTTTCTGATTGCGAACGGAATCGTCAAGGCGGGAAAAATTTCTGTCCTCGGCAATGGCTCGGTTGTCGGCGTTGATCCGCTTCGCTTTGCGCCGGATACTGAGGCACGAGAACAAGGCCGGCGGGACCTTGGGATTGGGACGGGTGATTTCGTCTTTTTATTTGTCGGGCGTCTCAATCGGGACAAGGGAGTCACCGACCTGTTGCAGGCGTTTGCGGAAATCTCGCACCGCCATTCCTCCGCGCATTTGGTGCTGGTAGGCCCGGATGAGGATGGCTACGACGTGCGCATTGCGAACCTGCCCGAAGCCCTGAGGCAGCGGTTGCATCGTGTCGGCTTTACATCGCAACCTGAACGATGCATGGCTGTTTCGGATGTGATCTGCCTTCCAAGTTATCGCGAGGGCTTCGGCAGTGTGCTGATAGAAGCGGCGGCTGGCGGACTGCCGGCCGTGGCGTCGCGCATCTACGGGATCAGCGACGCCGTGGTTGATGGGGTGACGGGTATTCTTCATGAGCCGGGAAACGTTGCGGAGATCGTTCTGGGCATGCTCAAACTGGCCGAGGATCAGCCACTGCGCTCGAGGATGGGCGCCGCCGCCCGGGCGCGCGCAGTTGAAGAGTTTTCCGAGGAACGCCTGACGACGGCGTTTCAGAACTTCTACCGCAAGCATGGTGTGTTGAATTGA